From Micromonas commoda chromosome 3, complete sequence, a single genomic window includes:
- a CDS encoding predicted protein has product SDRDALVVLYSAEGCGPCGRLRPIIARVVDEYVDRVHFVEIDVDRDGDVAESAGVLGTPCVHVFREKERIAVISGVKMRSKYREAIDSCL; this is encoded by the coding sequence tccgatcgcgacgcgctggtgGTGCTCTACTCGGCGGAGGGTTGCGGGCCCTGCGGCAGGCTTCGACCGAtcatcgcgcgggtcgtggACGAGTACGTCGACAGGGTGCACTTCGTGGAGATTGACGTGGACCGGGACGGTGACgtggcggagagcgcgggaGTGCTCGGGACCCCGTGCGTGCACGTGTTCAGGGAGAAGGAACGCATCGCGGTCATCTCCGGGGTTAAGATGAGGAGCAAGTACAGGGAGGCCATCGACTCGTGCCTT
- a CDS encoding predicted protein, whose product MLLTLQRGEPPAKGETLPVMCEIHTTNVEWRPQYLPTVDRGDSSDADDSRSRSPAPQKIALQVFDTCAREKHARLRPLTYFDVDVYIVAFSVADPASMEHVASLWLPELQKLGRKRMKGGARETLCPVVLVGLRTEARQNSLFGEATEQAGRAFAEKLGIQGYTEVAPDGDVTDVFQAVVETYMKNLKVESCAQTCVV is encoded by the coding sequence ATGCTGCTCACGCTCCAGCGGGGCGAGCCCCCGGCGAAGGGAGAGACCCTCCCGGTGATGTGCGAGATTCACACGACAAACGTCGAGTGGCGACCCCAGTACCTCCCCACCGTGGACCGCGGggactcgagcgacgcggacgactcCAGGTCGCGCTCTCCCGCGCCCCAGAAGATCGCGCTCCAGGTCTTCGACACCTGCGCCAGGGAGAAGCACGCGAGGCTCAGGCCCCTCACCTACTTCGACGTTGATGTCTACATCGTCGCGTTCTCCGTGGCTGACCCGGCGAGCATGgagcacgtcgcgtcgctctgGCTCCCGGAGCTCCAAAAGCTCGGGCGGAAGCGCAtgaagggcggcgcgcgggagacCCTGtgccccgtcgtcctcgtcgggctAAGGACGGAGGCGAGGCAGAACAGTCTCTTTGGGGAGGCGACCGAGCAGGCTggacgcgcgttcgccgagaAGCTCGGAATCCAGGGTTACACCGAGGTTGCTCCGGACGGGGACGTCACCGACGTGTTTCAGGCCGTGGTGGAGACGTACATGAAGAACCTCAAGGTGGAGAGCTGCGCACAAACGTGCGTGGTGA
- a CDS encoding predicted protein, whose amino-acid sequence MGLFSRSKKKDKKAAGGDPPEGPSSSAPGDPTSSSGNNDLTAAVLALSSADPDGCCEAANILRAEADRGRVPASPAIKSGAVAALLSLVRGPGGGQSSSSAGAPPSGQRGVAALSAEVAALRREWREQDADRCARHAANALAAIASADPEGRPALTLVPFLLDALLTRAESRASSAAARGAAAGALFRLAGEPLAKSAIASRPDAVAGLVSLACKDPGVRDPKKPGDLSGSTPSGGDGSDGTRAAAAEAAGALWTATVRVAGPSAPGGVSGFHSGVSTPGGGPSAGGSGFSTPGTVSSQALGAAAGNDAAQVVCAHLSHRHLDELAAALVNGHRRRRRGQKGERRDEVNGNGNLDADDVVTARVAATLANTCAAPACAANVARSPATLDALSRSLRSTRGLSVDTAGDLTGGGGGDGDGERGEEVNPWRIRREAGLALWNLTAPNETGRAGASSNDHKTRSNHRRRVAARDGIVDGLVEMILAGCVGVRYSTPNQPRPNGDEDPHEAIRLGAGTLGAILSEPAARSKFVKHPLAGVAVRSALLRATDPVDPGADAITPTAVWLLLNAAASEEMCEFIGGDDACLGAALRVIASGGPCSVDAAAALARVARTSASCVRRLVGADSAPGLDGKETGPREGDSNRVDAEDAKDAKERKPEGTSAAARYLSAVIRSFLRRYADSDGRDRAHHPARSTRKPGAEAWCVAAELISGVVHGDFTAREEGRTGGKGGNENDGSTRSELTNEAKPGPSGPWRMLSGPVVDLVVALSCSGDGPTQAAIAPAAEALLAEAADPANVIEGSERARESGMSACAALLGCCRGAASERVAKRLAAMAEKADSALADALLSHPSLARGLARCVSDACGQNPVVVDAPSDEHADDPDGVTTTMVPLPSPTSSSAGGALSRLIPVPRRSSFGENGAGGFDSMDANASPRHSSQSARGWTGPASGALSARGGGGRDSEANARELEGWREEERARHLAAAWSITALRSLADTHASCRDRIAADLDVLEAVSAALLRGGSPLNARAAGLLGSLGAVNGGGVAAALSLGDHSSVHAESASSTSQGPGSFQGGVPRGASTVSVDALMGMMTAAAAHRTTEESVDAAVASAVEAGAALEAVAGHPRGATAIASHPTALTALLALTCPPHPARVSASAARVLRRLVAVAPPPVGSKAADTIWSVDSIAAVVSALRRRPDGSDAIQAIAQTAWFLAQLAAAAQDDESRGDIAGEEGVLESVADALALAKAPPGGCRGGATARKNAAAAASAVVSELSWTPRVRVVVISELRGGKMSVGLLDGLSAALSMESEAVHSEPEQRDPLDPCELGEHDPRASAMRAVSRLAAADPFLARSLASSLDGFFPRVAAAAVVAAAESPGNLPVPEGGRGRDAGAAARPGAMWFGAHAACALAVWCAPAPETGGGSGLEVSESPLTRLLADLAPRAIHLLEGRAGSKPSASPSSTNRTPPTLSTPPVSGLRARRGGAGLTIATPGGSSAIADEPAADLLGDSEEISRARLECRIALARVLGRHVALSASAVESGDAEATSTARRSIEALVAVAGAGPASSPPRLVAAGAEALRWIAGAGGETGATTNDGDRLDTLPAMVAGVNGALPALVAVVEQGDVAPTPGLGILGSTRRRGSAGGAGGVAGGSPPVSIRAQTDPSAAHAAIAAAAALGTLAEVARRLPRTVPAKLARVKAAPSALAGFIDERAHARMCAAADRALVCTAPTVSARALLASAFRDRDGALGHHRKQSGPVGVGAPDPSRGSARTPKKVTYGDEEFNNAESNNRANRAVEFNDEAPTHRGTRSRGTVKEHSSHQGGGGGVAWHKTSAGADGARVVAADVFAALASVAPAPVALGDPRIVLGLARMCRGGPGLGLVERIAGARALWSACLAEGDGAWHVEETEGAIASLASLLATGGGNNDGSDATSIRVARIAAAGALGAVLSGAAASRDESRAVRCANAVCTADGVLAGLTELLRGGAKGDKEEALPAAAAVALLTRVPAVAARVVSTEGTVAALVDALHAGGDGDGGDDAESHALLAHAASAVGNIAAHPASAGLIAPAPRLVPGLARLLTGARPEVREMAAGAARNLALTAAGRKALRQTDGFVGKILVSLGSTSAGERHAAVGCLVNLSDDPSSLGSLADAPGLLSALAAAADGAETARDARLRRYVLSIFANLAADPVTRRTLGMAGSSAPTVLPSIARGFVSARRWGVDPVAQVCGLESLTSLFESLTSLAADAESFDAGAIESTVVNTADAVVEAVENGPAWSTPRGPSRAAVAVAASAAALVTRVASLGGGMAAPLLAGGRGDRLVRSLARLAHPDDADVFSSQATTGTSNAGPGSSNAGRGSSNKGAGSSNRGPSASTDSSNRDAGVESVAALASLAAIPERAASVASAESFEALICRVHAAAAVAERQSFPSGGDAVIGFAADDAAYDLAGSHAAAALGSLAFAGVLDRDAALGVLGERAGLLRGIIACAASGSDDDDGGGVSDRVASFLACAPRVSTADDADDADVPPPGWDARACRALHALGSSSRVAARVIVSHPGDACAALARVLLVGDDESRAAAAAAAAALAENVGSGGGYRATMVAVPGLVSGLRSALGGSYNAGGTYAAAAIARLAGDGSGEGGGEAAASVLGAAPGVVHALTRALDEAEAGGDASCAATCAEALRRLLRCEEAGASEELVRRINALTMRE is encoded by the coding sequence ATGGGACTGTTCTCTAGgagcaagaagaaggacaagaaggccgccgggggcgaTCCTCCCGAgggcccgtcgtcgtcggcacccggggacccgacgtcgtcctcgggcaaCAACGActtgaccgccgcggtgttggcgctgagctcggcggacccggacggatgctgcgaggcggcgaacatTCTTCGAGCCGAGGCCGATCGGGGCCGGGTccccgcctcgccggcgatcaaatccggcgccgtcgccgcgctcctctccCTCGTCCGAGGCCCCGGAGGCGGgcaatcgtcgtcgtcggccggggccccgccgtcggggcagaggggcgtcgcggcgctgagcgcggaggtggccgcgcTACGCCGCGAGTGGCGCGAGCAAGATGCCGACAGgtgcgcgcgccacgccgcgaacgccctcgcggccatcgcgtcggcggaccCGGAGGGGCGACCCGCGCTCACGCTCGTCCcgttcctcctcgacgccctcctgacccgcgcggagtcgcgcgcatcctccgcagccgcgagaggcgccgcggccggggcgctGTTCCGCCTCGCGGGCGAACCCCTCGCCAAgtcggccatcgcgtcgcgccccgacgcggtcgccgggcTCGTCTCCCTGGCGTGCAAGGACCCTGGCGTGAGAGACCCAAAAAAACCGGGCGACCTGTCCGGATCTACTCCgtccggcggggacggaTCCGACGGgactcgagcggcggcggcggaagccgcgggcgcgttgtGGACCGCcaccgtgcgcgtcgccggtccgagcgcgcccgggggCGTCAGCGGTTTTCACAGCGGGGTATCCacacccggcggcggacccaGCGCGGGGGGCAGCGGGTTTAGCACCCCAGGGACGGTGAGCtcgcaggcgctcggcgcggcggctgggaacgacgccgcgcaggtggtCTGCGCGCACCTATCGCACCGCCATCTGGATGAGCTGGCGGCCGCGTTGGTGAACggacaccggcggcggcggcggggccaAAAGggggagcggcgcgacgaggttAACGGGAACGGGAATCTGGACGCGGATGACGTCGTCACGGCgagggtcgcggcgacgctggccAACACgtgcgccgcccccgcgtgcgcggcgaacgtggCGAGATctcccgcgacgctcgacgcgctgtcTCGCTCGTTGCGATCGACCCGGGGACTCTCCGTTGATACCGCGGGGGATttgaccggcggcgggggcggggacggggacggggagcggggcgaggaggttAACCCGTGGCGGATCCGACGCGAGGCTGGGCTGGCGCTGTGGAACCTGACGGCGCCGAACGAGACCGGGCgtgcgggcgcgtcgtcgaacgatCACAAAACGCGGTCGAATCATCGAAGGAgagtcgccgcgcgagacggGATCGTCGACGGGCTGGTGGAGATGATCCTGGCCGGGTGCGTTGGGGTGAGGTACTCGACCCCGAACCAACCTCGCCcaaacggcgacgaggatccCCACGAGGCCATcaggctcggcgcggggacgctcGGGGCGATCTTGtcggagcccgcggcgaggtcgaagTTCGTGAAACacccgctcgcgggcgtcgccgtgcgatCGGCGCTCCTGAGGGCGACGGACCCGGtggaccccggcgccgatgcgATTACGCCCACCGCGGTGTGGCTCCTgctgaacgccgccgcctccgaggagATGTGCGAGTTCATCGGgggggacgacgcgtgcctgggcgccgcgctgagggTGATCGCGAGTGGGGGACCGTgcagcgtcgacgcggcggcggcgctcgccagggTGGCGAGAACCAGCGCGTCGTGCGTCCGACGGTTGGTCGGGGCGGATTCAGCCCCGGGGTTGGACGGAAAGGAAACCGGTCCTCGCGAAGGAGACTCGAACCGAGTCGACGCGGAAgacgcgaaggacgcgaaGGAACGGAAGCCGGAGGGtacgagcgccgccgccaggtaCCTCTCCGCGGTGATTCGATCGTTCCTGCGCAGGTACGCCGACTCGGACGGGAGGGACCGGGCTCATCAcccggcgaggtcgacgaggaagccgggcgccgaggcgtggTGCGTTGCCGCCGAGCTcatctccggcgtcgtccacggggacttcaccgcgcgcgaagagGGACGGACCGGGGGTAAAGGCGGGAACGAGAACGACGGTTCGACGCGATCGGAGCTCACAAACGAGGCTAAACCGGGTCCGTCGGGTCCGTGGAGGATGTTATCCGGGCCCGTGGTCGATCTCGTGGTGGCGCTGAGCTGCTCGGGCGACGGACCTACGcaggcggccatcgcgccagccgcggaggccctgctcgcggaagccgccgacCCGGCCAACGTCATCGAGGgctccgagcgcgcgagagAGAGCGGGAtgtccgcgtgcgccgcgctgtTGGGGTGCTGCCGGGGTGCGGCGAGCGAGAGGGTGGCCAAgcggctcgccgcgatggctgAAAAAGCGGACTCGGCTCTCGCGGATGCGCTGCTCTCGCACCCTTCCCTCGCGCGGGGTTTGGCGAGATGCGTGTCGGACGCGTGCGGCCAgaaccccgtcgtcgtcgatgccccTTCGGACgagcacgccgacgaccccgacggcgtTACAACGACGATGGTACCCCTGCCGAgcccgacgtcctcgtccgccgggggcgcgctcTCGAGGCTGATACCGGTGCCGCGCCGGAGCTCCTTCGGGGagaacggcgccggcggcttcgactcgatggacgcgaacgcgtcccCGCGGCACTCGTCGCAGTCCGCTCGGGGATGGACCGgcccggcgtcgggggcgttatcggcgcggggcggcggcgggagagaCAGCGAGGCCAACGCCAGGGAGCTGGAAGGatggcgggaggaggagcgggcTCGGCacttggcggcggcttggTCCATCACGGCGCTCAGATCGCTAGCAGATACCCACGCATCGTGCAGGGatcgcatcgcggcggacctcgacgtgctcgaggccgtgtccgccgcgctccttcGCGGTGGTTCGCCCctcaacgcgcgcgccgcggggctctTGGGCTCGCTGGGGGCggtcaacggcggcggcgtcgccgcggcgctgtcgcTCGGCGACCATTCCTCGGTTCACGCCGAGAgtgcgtcgtcgacgtcgcagGGGCCGGGATCGTTCCAAGGCGGGGttccgcgcggggcgtcgaccgtgtccgtcgacgcgctgatGGGCATGATGACGGCCGCGGCTGCGCACAGAACGACGGAGGAGTCtgttgacgccgccgtggcgtcggcggttgaggcgggcgcggcgctcgaggctgtcgccgGGCACCCGCGAGGCGCCACCGCGATAGCGTCGCACCCTACTGCGCTgacggcgctcctcgcgttGACGTGCCCgccgcaccccgcgcgcgtgtcggcgtcggccgcgagGGTTCTCCGCAGGTTGGTAGCCgtggcgccgcctccggttGGCTCCAAAGCGGCCGACACGATATGGTCCGTTgactccatcgccgcggtcgtctccgcgcttcgtcgccgcccagaTGGATCCGATGCCATCCAGGCGATCGCGCAGACCGCCTGGttcctcgcgcagctcgccgccgccgcgcaagACGACGAATCGCGCGGGGACATCGccggggaggagggcgtgCTCGAAtcagtcgccgacgcgttggcgCTGGCGAAAGCTCCACCCGGGGGTtgccggggcggcgcgacggcgcgcaaaaacgcggcggccgccgcctcggccgtcGTGTCCGAGCTCTCGTGGACACCGCGGGTGCGGGTCGTGGTCATCAGCGAGCTGAGGGGCGGGAAGATGTCGGTCGGGCTGCTCGACGGGTTGTCGGCGGCGCTGTCGATGGAGTCTGAAGCGGTACATTCGGAACCGGAACAGCGGGACCCtctcgacccgtgcgagcTGGGCGAGCACGATCCCCGGGCgtccgcgatgcgcgcggtgagccggctcgccgcggcggacccgttCCTGGCGCGATCCCTCGCGTCATCGCTCGACGGATTCTTCccgcgggtcgccgccgccgccgtcgtcgccgcggcggagagcccGGGTAATCTCCCGGTTCCCgaaggcggacgaggacgtgacgcgggagccgccgcaCGACCCGGCGCGATGTGGTTCGGCGCACACGCGGCCTGTGCGCTCGCGGTGTGGtgcgctcccgcgccggagaCCGGGGGGGGCTCGGGTCTGGAGGTTTCGGAGTCGCCTCTCACGCGGTTACTCGCGGATttggcgccccgcgcgataCATCTCCTGGAaggacgcgcgggatcgaaaccgtcggcgtcgccatcgtcgacgaaTCGCACCCCACCCACGCTGTCCACGCCCCCGGTGTCCGGcttgcgcgcgcgccgcgggggcgcgggactCACCATAGCCACCCCCGGAGGATCaagcgccatcgccgacgagcccgcggcggaccttCTCGGTGACTCCGAGGAgatctcccgcgcgcgcctggaGTGccgcatcgcgctcgcgcgcgtgctcggacggcacgtcgcgctctctgcctccgccgtcgagtccggggacgcggaggcgacgtcgacggcgcggcgatccaTCGaagccctcgtcgccgtcgcgggcgccggacCGGCGTCTtcaccgccgaggctcgtcgccgcgggcgccgaggctctcCGATggatcgccggcgcgggcggggaaacgggcgcgacgacgaacgatgGTGATCGTCTCGATACCCTCCCCGCGATGGTCGCCGGGGTAAACGGCGCGCTCCCCGCGTtggtcgccgtcgtcgagcaaGGGGACGTCGCCCCCACGCCGGgcctcggcatcctcggctCGACTCGCAGGCGCGGTTcggccgggggcgccgggggcgtcgccggagggtcgccgccggtgtccATCAGGGCTCAGACCGACCCATCCGCGGcccacgcggcgatcgccgccgccgccgcgctcggaaccctcgcggaggtggcccGGAGGCTGCCCCGGACCGTCCCGGCTAAACTGGCCCGGGTGAaagccgcgccgtcggcgctcgccgggttcatcgacgagcgcgcccacgcgcggatgtgcgccgccgccgatcgagCGCTCGTGTGCACCGCCCCGACGgtatccgcgcgcgcgctgctcgcgtccgcgtttcgggaccgcgacggagcgctCGGGCACCACCGGAAGCAGAGCGGCCCGGTTGGCGTCGGAGCGCCCGATCCGTCCCGGgggtcggcgaggacgcccaAGAAGGTGAcgtacggcgacgaggagttcAACAACGCGGAGTCAAACAATCGCGCgaatcgcgccgtcgagttCAACGACGAGGCCCCCACGCACCGAGGAACGCGGTCCCGAGGAACGGTCAAGGAACACTCCAGTCAtcagggaggaggaggaggagtcgCGTGGCACAagacgagcgccggcgccgacggcgcgagggtggtcGCGGCTGAcgtgttcgccgcgctcgcgtccgtcgctcccgcgcccgtggcgcTGGGGGACCCGAGGATCGTGCTGGGACTCGCGCGCATGTGCCGCGGGGGACCGGGGCTGGGTTTGGTGGAACGAatcgcgggggcgagggcgctgtggagcgcgtgcctcgccgaAGGGGACGGGGCTTGGCACGTCGAGGAAACCGAGGGCGCCATCGCTTCGCTGGCGTCGCTGCTGGCCACCGGAGGAGGGAACAACGACGGATCCGACGCTACGTCCATCCGAGTGGCGCGAatagccgcggcgggcgcgctcggtgCGGTGctgagcggcgcggcggcgtctcgcgACGAATCGCGAGCGGTTCGGTGCGCCAACGCGGTGtgcaccgccgacggcgtcctcgccggttTGACCGAGCttctccgcgggggcgcgaaggGGGACAAGGAAGAGGCGCTACCCGCGGCAGCAGCCGTCGCGCTGCtcacgcgcgtccccgcggtggccgccagGGTGGTATCCACGGAGgggacggtggcggcgctggtggacgcgttGCACGCGGggggggacggcgacgggggcgacgacgccgagtcgCACGCGTtgctcgcgcacgcggcgtccgccgtcggcaacatcgcggcgcacccggcgagcgcgggtctCATCGCTCCCGCGCCCAGGCTCGTCCCGGGCCTCGCTCGACTTTTAacgggcgcgaggcccgAGGTGagggagatggcggcgggggcggcgaggaacctggcgttgaccgccgcggggaggaAGGCGCTGCGGCAAACCGACGGGTTCGTTGGGAAGATCCTCGTCTCGCTCgggtcgacgtccgcgggtgAGAggcacgccgcggtggggtgCCTGGTGAACCTCAGCGACGACCCATCGTCGCTCGGGtcactcgccgacgcgcccggacTGTtatccgcgctcgccgccgcggcggacggggccGAGACGGCACGGGACGCCAGGCTGAGACGGTACGTCCTCAGCATTttcgccaacctcgccgcggacccggtgACCCGACGAACCCTCGGAATGGCGGGTTCATCAGCCCCGACGGTGCTtccgtccatcgcgcgcgggtttgtCAGCGCCAGACGGTGGGGCGTCGACCCCGTCGCGCAGGTTTGCGGCCTCGAATCGTTGACCAGCCTTTTCGAATCGTTGaccagcctcgccgccgacgccgaatctttcgacgcgggcgcgatcgagtCGACGGTCGTGAACACCGCAgatgccgtcgtcgaggctgtCGAGAACGGCCCGGCGTGGTCCACCCCGCGGGGTccgtctcgcgcggcggtggcggtggctgcgagcgccgccgcgctggtgacCCGCGTGGCGAGCCTCGGGGGCGGGATGGCCGCGCCGCTGTTAGCGGGTGGCCGCGGGGACCGGCTCGTCCGatccctcgcgcggctcgcgcacccggacgacgccgacgtcttcTCCTCccaggcgacgacgggcacaTCCAACGCGGGGCCGGGCTCGTCCAACGCGGGGCGGGGTTCGTCCAATAAGGGGGCGGGCTCGTCCAATCGCGGTCCGAGCGCATCGACCGACTCGTCGAACAGGGACGCCGGGGTGGAGTCCGTCGCCGCActggcgtcgctcgcggcgatacccgaacgcgcggcgtccgtcgcatccgccgagtcgttcgaggcgctcatatgccgcgtccacgccgccgccgccgtcgcggagagaCAAAGCTTCCCGTCGGGCGGAGACGCGGTCAtcggcttcgccgcggatgacgccgcgtacgaccTCGCGGGATctcacgccgcggcggcgctcgggtcACTCGCGTTTGCCGGGGTCCtggatcgcgacgcggcgctcggcgtgctcggcgagcgcgcgggtctcctGCGCGGGATaatcgcgtgcgccgcgtccgggagcgacgacgacgacggcggcggggtgtcCGACCGGGTCGCCTCGTTCCTGGCGTGTGCCCCGCGAGTatccaccgccgacgacgccgacgacgccgacgttcCCCCCCCGGGGTGGGACGCTCGCGCGTGTCGGGCGCTTCACGCCCTCGgatcgtcctcgcgcgtcgccgccagggtCATCGTCTCgcaccccggcgacgcgtgcgcggcgttggcgcgggttttgctcgtcggcgacgacgaatcgcgcgcggcggcggcggcggcggcggcggcgctcgcggagaacgtcgggtccggcggcgggtaccgcgcgacgatggtCGCCGTTCCCGGGCTGGTCTCTGGGCTGCGGTCCGCGCTGGGCGGGTCATACAACGCGGGCGggacgtacgcggcggcggcgatcgcgcgttTGGCTGGGGACGGATCGGGGGAGGGAGgtggggaggcggcggcgtcggttttgggcgccgcgccgggggtggTGCACGCGCTGACGAGGGCGTTGGACGAAGCCGaagccggcggggacgccagctgcgcggcgacgtgcgccgaggcgttGCGGCGACTGCTTCGGTGCGAGGAGGCCGGGGCGAGCGAGGAGCTGGTGCGGCGCATCAATGCGTTGACGATGCGGGAGTAA
- a CDS encoding predicted protein, producing the protein MDWPPTRVSAFSPRRYYLEAHEALVADAAGTVDVADDDVLLVSHGGHRHDSPALEEALPLGRVARELSRRVDGGRQRLERGGADETGGRLDGNLLVRLHSLRHLLLVHPLHVLGHVGEERLPEEEQGHEALVRVRLEAVHPRQTLRKRHPRPRAPRERLQSPGVGDGPAGGGHEGLGVGFEGGHGRLGARRDSLRDGGDPSRGGFLLLRNLLLGSLGHGPAAALLRPGAGLLPPPPLALRRGEFGLVEVHLVDGGERGHVDLRGGAAAVGRRGCPELRELEGLEVGVAVDEAARGEMRELDARVLTHEGARAGDRGDDDDAAVLGVAKGEGRAAGSPREKRAGGLVEARQGEGVSLVVVGLEKAPEGVRAIAGVVDVPVALGDEGVHDALGDERVREERDGDPLLGEELHAARALGGHSSAGVLDDHGLRGHEIGEESRLGLVGGLVLVLGADGEHEERVLEEAVGLDLLRFFQISGHVDDGRWCGARGQMRMRNACAFKCAVECAGLRLGIRVAVCRYVRGLCRRASVCKKK; encoded by the coding sequence ATGGATTGGCCACCAACTCGCGTCTCTGCGTTTAGCCCCCGAAGGTATTATTTAGAGGCTCACGAAGCACTGGTTGCCGATGCAGCAGGTACCGTTGATGTcgcagacgacgacgttctGCTTGTTTCGCATGGCGGGCACCGGCACGATTCGCCAGCTCTGGAGGAAGCTCTTCCTCttgggcgcgtcgcgcgcgagcttaGCCGTCGCGTGGATGGCGGACGACAGCggcttgagcgcggcggcgccgatgaaaccggcgggcgcctcgacggcaacctcctcgtccgactCCATAGCCTCCGCCATCTCCTTCTTGTGCACCCTCTCCATGTGCTCGGACACGTCGGTGAAGAGCGCCTGCCTGAGGAGGAGCAGGGTCATGAAGCGCTTGTTCGCGTGCGTCTCGAAGCGGTTCACCCTCGCCAAACCCTTCGCAAACGCCACCCTCGCCCACGCGCCCCACGCGAACGTCTCCAGAGCCCAGGGGTTGGAGACGGCCCGGCCGGAGGCGGGCACGAAGGGCTTGGCGTCGGCTTTGAAGGTGGACACGGAAgactcggcgcgcgccgcgacagcctgcgcgatggcggcgatccgagccgcggcggattccttcttcttcgtaacctcctccttggcagccttggccaCGGTCCAGCTGCTGCTCTGCTCCGCCCTGGAGCCGGTCTTCTCCCACCTCCACCTCTTGCTCTCCGCCGGGGAGAGTTTGGGCTTGTCGAGGttcacctcgtcgacggcggggagcGAGGGCATGTTGACCTGCGTGGTGGCGCCGCTGCGGTTGGCAGACGCGGATGCCCAGAGCTGCGTGAACTCGAAGGGCTTGAGGTAGGAGTGGCCGTAGACGAAGCGGCCCGCGGGGAGATGCGCGAGCTGGACGCCCGCGTGCTTACCCACGAgggtgcgcgcgcgggggaccgcggcgacgacgacgacgctgccgtcctcggcgtggcCAAAGGAGAGGGGCGCGCTGCGGGGAGTCCACGCGAAAAACGCGCGGGCGGACTCGTCGAAGCACGCCAGGGAGAAGGCGTGTCCCTCGTCGTTGTAGGACTTGAGAAGGCCCCTGAGGGCgtgcgcgcgatcgcgggggTCGTGGATGTACctgtcgcgctcggcgatgaaggcgtccacgacgcgctcggcgacgagcgtgtGCGAGAAGAGCGCGATGGAGACCCCCTTCTTGGAGAGGAGCTGCACGCGGCTCGGGCGCTTGGCGGCCATTCCTCCGCGGGAGTCCTGGACGACCACGGACTGCGCGGGCATGAGATCGGAGAAGAGAGTCGACTCGGACTCGTTGGCGGTCTCGTTCTCGTCCTTGGGGCGGACGGAGAGCATGAAGAGCGCGTCCTTGAAGAGGCCGTCGGCCTGGATTTGTTGAGGTTCTTCCAAATTAGCGGGCATGTTGATGACGGGCGTTGGtgtggcgcgcggggtcaGATGCGGATGCGGAACGCGTGTGCGTTTAAGTGTGCGGTTGAGTGTGCTGGATTGCGACTCGGAATCCGAGTCGCTGTGTGCAGGTACGTGCGAGGGCTATGCCGACGCGCGTCTGTGTGCAAGAAAAAGTGA